Proteins encoded together in one Camelina sativa cultivar DH55 chromosome 9, Cs, whole genome shotgun sequence window:
- the LOC104716042 gene encoding UPF0540 protein At1g62060-like: MPQKFYVLLVIGVLFVIVTARPVEKVSKETKLGTSMSKTASKGIGAELSVVAGTRSDSSGFSYASATRSPRGPRADSYGSGYTGTSGAVSAQGRNADAASTSGSGAQGGAAAAADRKGGAARGDGSANSGSIVSGRTTDKKKKKKKKKKKKKKKDGKDKKN, from the coding sequence ATGCCACAAAAGTTTTATGTGCTTCTCGTGATTGGCGTTCTGTTTGTCATTGTCACCGCAAGGCCGGTCGAAAAAGTCTCCAAAGAGACTAAATTAGGGACATCTATGTCAAAAACTGCTAGCAAAGGCATTGGAGCTGAGCTTTCTGTTGTGGCCGGAACTAGAAGCGACAGTAGTGGCTTTAGCTATGCTAGTGCGACTAGGAGTCCCAGAGGTCCACGCGCCGATTCATACGGAAGTGGCTACACAGGTACCAGCGGAGCTGTCTCTGCTCAGGGTCGCAACGCAGACGCTGCTTCTACCAGTGGTTCTGGCGCTCAAGGCGGCGCTGCAGCTGCAGCGGATCGCAAAGGTGGTGCTGCCCGTGGAGACGGTTCTGCAAATTCCGGTTCGATTGTGAGTGGCCGCACCactgacaagaagaagaagaagaagaagaagaagaagaagaagaagaagaaggatggcaAAGATAAAAAGAACTGA
- the LOC104714557 gene encoding putative glycine-rich cell wall structural protein 1 codes for MEITKLLVVVLVGVVCANAAMHLPEYTKFMDKQLLEDEPDCAAGGGGGGGGGATVEGGTDNGTNDRANGNGDANGNGNGNGRADCPGGVEVGGGGGGGGGGGAGGGSGGSTGSYFNGNGSGMGYGSGNGSVSSTGEYSASGGGGGGGEGSGGGGGGDGSSGSSSGSGSGSGSGSGTAMGPGVYISVSGSGGGGGGGGGGGGGGGGGGIGASGSGSGSGSGSGSGSVTVHS; via the coding sequence atggAAATCACCAAGTTGCTTGTGGTGGTTCTAGTAGGAGTTGTGTGTGCCAATGCCGCAATGCATCTCCCTGAATATACCAAATTCATGGACAAACAATTATTAGAAGATGAGCCTGATTGTGCCGCTGGTGGGGGTggaggtggcggaggaggagctACTGTCGAAGGTGGTACGGACAATGGAACCAACGATAGAGCAAACGGCAACGGAGATGCGAATGGAAACGGGAATGGGAATGGACGTGCCGACTGTCCCGGAGGCGTAGAAGTTggaggtggcggtggtggtggaggcggaGGTGGAGCCGGTGGCGGTTCTGGCGGTAGTACTGGAAGTTACTTTAACGGAAACGGTAGCGGTATGGGTTATGGTAGCGGTAATGGTAGTGTCAGTAGCACTGGCGAGTATTCGGCAAGCGGAggtggtggcggcggtggtGAAGGTagtggcggtggcggtggcggtgaTGGTAGTAGTGGTAGCAGCAGCGGAAGCGGAAGTGGTAGTGGCAGCGGAAGTGGAACCGCTATGGGCCCTGGTGTATACATAAGTGTAAGTGGTAGTGGcggcggtggcggtggcggcggcggcggtggcggaggtggaggcggtggtggtATTGGTGCTAGTGGAAGCGGCAGTGGTAGTGGCAGCGGTAGCGGTAGCGGAAGCGTCACTGTCCATTCTTAA
- the LOC104714555 gene encoding UPF0540 protein At1g62060-like yields MNATKFYVLLVIGILFAIVTARQVEEVSKENKLGTSSPKTATKGIGAELSVDVRTDSASTGTGFASVSKSPKGPSAFSSGTGSTTTSGAVSAQGRNANAASSSGSNAQGNAAAAANQNGAAARGAGSAASASTASGRTTDKKKKYYKKKKKDDKDKKD; encoded by the coding sequence atgaaCGCCACAAAGTTTTATGTGCTTCTCGTGATTGGCATTTTGTTTGCCATTGTCACCGCAAGGCAGGTTGAAGAAGTCTCCAAAGAGAACAAATTAGGCACTTCATCTCCGAAAACTGCTACCAAAGGTATTGGAGCTGAGCTTTCTGTTGATGTCCGAACTGATAGCGCCTCTACGGGAACTGGCTTTGCCAGTGTTAGTAAGAGTCCCAAAGGCCCAAGCGCTTTTTCGAGCGGAACTGGCTCCACAACTACCAGCGGAGCTGTCTCTGCTCAGGGTCGCAACGCAAACGCTGCTTCTTCCAGTGGTTCTAACGCTCAAGGCAATGCTGCAGCTGCAGCAAATCAAAATGGTGCTGCTGCCCGTGGAGCCGGTTCTGCAGCTTCAGCTTCCACTGCGAGTGGACGCACCactgacaagaagaagaagtattataagaagaagaagaaggacgacAAAGATAAAAAGGACTGA
- the LOC104714558 gene encoding pentatricopeptide repeat-containing protein At1g62260, mitochondrial, producing MIRSRSALLILRKVYQPSCDICANSFSSTSVSSSLGFRATNKELNQMIRSGYIAEAREIFEKLKARNTVTWNTMISGYVKRREMNKARKLFDEMPKRDVVTWNAMISGYVSCGGIRFLEEARKLFDEMPSRDSFSWNTMISGYAKNRKVSEAFLLFERMPERNGVSWSAMITGFCHNGEVNRAVELFRRMPEKDSSSLCALVAGLIKNERLEEAAWVLGQYGSIDSGKEDLVYAYNTLIVGYGQRGQVEAARRLFDQIPDDHGGEFRDRFRRNVVSWNSMIKAYLKVGDVVSARLLFDQMKGRDTISWNTMIDGYVHVSRMEEAFDLFSEMSNPDTHSWNMMVSGYASVGNVELARHYFEKTPVKTTVSWNTIIAAYEKNKDYKEAVDVFIRMNIEGEKPDPHTLTSLLSVSTGLVNLRLGMQMHQIVLKTVIPDVPVHNALITMYSRCGELMESRRIFDDMKLKREVITWNAMIGGYAFHGNALEALNLFWLMKSNRIHPSHITFVSVLNACAHAGLVDEAKAQFVSMMSEYNIEPQMEHYSSLVNVISGQGQFEEAMDVIKSMPFEPDKTVWGALLDACRIYNNVGLAHVAAEAMSRLEPESSTPYVLLYNMYADMGLWDEASQVRMKMESKRIKKETGSSWV from the coding sequence ATGATCCGATCACGAAGTGCATTGTTGATATTGAGGAAGGTGTATCAACCATCATGTGATATATGTGcaaactctttctcttctaCTTCAGTTTCGTCAAGTTTGGGTTTTCGAGCGACGAACAAGGAGTTAAACCAGATGATAAGATCGGGTTACATCGCCGAAGCTAGAGAGATTTTCGAGAAATTGAAGGCGAGGAACACGGTGACATGGAACACGATGATAAGCGGGTATGTGAAAAGGCGGGAAATGAATAAAGCACGGAaactgttcgacgaaatgccaaAGAGAGATGTTGTGACTTGGAACGCGATGATTTCGGGTTACGTTTCATGCGGTGGGATTAGGTTTCTTGAGGAAGCAAGGAagctgttcgatgaaatgccttcAAGGGATTCTTTTTCTTGGAACACAATGATTAGTGGTTATGCTAAGAACAGGAAGGTAAGTGAAGCTTTCTTGTTATTTGAGAGAATGCCTGAGAGAAATGGTGTGTCTTGGAGTGCTATGATCACTGGGTTTTGTCACAACGGTGAAGTGAATCGCGCGGTTGAGTTGTTTCGGAGAATGCCTGAGAAGGATTCGTCTTCTTTATGTGCACTTGTGGCTGGTCTTATTAAAAACGAGAGACTTGAAGAAGCTGCTTGGGTTTTGGGTCAATATGGGAGTATAGATTCAGGAAAGGAAGATTTGGTTTATGCTTATAATACTttgattgttggatatgggcagAGAGGACAAGTAGAAGCAGCTCGACGTCTGTTTGATCAGATTCCTGATGATCATGGAGGTGAGTTTAGAGACAGATTCCGTAGAAATGTTGTATCTTGGAACTCCATGATCAAAGCTTACTTGAAAGTGGGTGATGTGGTGTCTGCACGGTTGTTATTTGATCAGATGAAAGGCCGTGATACGATTTCTTGGAACACTATGATTGATGGATACGTACATGTGTCTAGGATGGAAGAGgcgtttgatttgttttcagaAATGTCAAACCCTGATACACACTCGTGGAACATGATGGTCTCTGGTTATGCTAGTGTTGGCAATGTAGAGCTCGCTCGTCATTACTTTGAAAAAACGCCAGTGAAAACTACAGTATCGTGGAACACGATTATAGCAGCTTACGAGAAAAACAAGGACTACAAAGAAGCTGTTGATGTGTTTATCCGGATGAACATTGAAGGAGAGAAGCCTGACCCACATACTCTAACTTCTCTTCTCAGTGTATCAACCGGGCTTGTGAATCTACGCTTGGGGATGCAGATGCACCAAATCGTTCTGAAGACTGTGATCCCTGACGTGCCAGTTCACAATGCGCTTATCACTATGTATTCGAGATGCGGCGAACTAATGGAGTCGAGGAGAATCTTTGATGACATGAAACTCAAAAGAGAAGTAATCACATGGAATGCTATGATAGGAGGGTATGCTTTCCATGGTAATGCCTTAGAGGCCTTGAATCTGTTCTGGTTAATGAAAAGCAACAGGATACATCCTTCTCACATAACATTCGTCTCGGTTCTGAATGCTTGTGCTCACGCGGGACTTGTTGATGAGGCTAAAGCACAGTTTGTGTCTATGATGAGTGAGTACAATATCGAGCCGCAGATGGAACATTACTCTTCCCTGGTCAATGTAATCAGTGGACAAGGGCAGTTTGAAGAGGCCATGGATGTGATAAAGAGTATGCCTTTTGAGCCAGACAAGACGGTGTGGGGTGCGTTATTAGATGCTTGTAGGATTTATAACAATGTAGGGCTCGCACATGTTGCAGCTGAAGCAATGTCGAGACTCGAACCAGAGAGCTCAACACCTTATGTACTGTTGTACAACATGTACGCGGACATGGGACTGTGGGACGAAGCTTCTCAAGTGAGAATGAAGATGGAAAGTAAAAGAATCAAGAAGGAAACAGGATCAAGTTGGGTTTGA
- the LOC104714560 gene encoding S-type anion channel SLAH4: protein MEIPSQEIHIKIDTPRSSINKKKKIKLADAEPIVLMSVLSTLHAGYFRISLSLCSQALLWKIMVNSHSELPSVVHYLMWYLALTTQVSLCFLYAFKCVFLFDLVKEEFVHYIGVNYLYAPSISCLLLLQSAPMIEPRNVLYQTLFWIFVVPVLTLDTKLYGQWFTTEKRFLSIMANPASQVSVIANLVAARGAAEMGWKECALCLFSLGMVHYLVIFVTLYQRLPGGNNFPTTLRPVFFLFFAAPATASLAWNTICGTFDTIAKMLFFLSLFIFVSLVCRPNLLKKSIKRFNVAWWAYSFPLTFLALDTVQYAQEVNDRLASVLMFMISSISVLIFLGVMLLTAANSKRLLRRDPVLWSATGPKDK, encoded by the exons ATGGAAATTCCTAGCCAAGAAATTCATATCAAGATTGATACCCCAAGATCAAGcatcaacaagaaaaagaagataaaactgGCTGATGCTGAACCCATTGTCCTGATGTCTGTTTTGAGTACTCTCCATGCGGGATATTTCAGGATAAGTCTTTCTCTATGTAGCCAAGCATTGCTGTGGAAGATAATGGTCAATTCGCATAGCGAACTGCCGTCTGTGGTGCACTATCTCATGTGGTACCTAGCTCTTACAACACAAGTATCACTCTGTTTTCTGTATGCCTTCAAgtgtgttttcttatttgacTTGGTGAAGGAGGAGTTTGTCCACTATATTGGAGTGAACTATCTTTATGCTCCGTCCATATCATGCCTTCTATTGCTTCAATCAGCTCCTATGATAGAACCACGCAATGTTTTGTATCAGACACTATTTTGGATCTTTGTTGTTCCAGTGTTGACCCTAGACACAAAGCTGTACGGCCAATGGTTCACAACAGAGAAAAGGTTTTTGTCGATAATGGCAAACCCGGCAAGCCAAGTATCCGTAATCGCGAACCTAGTGGCTGCGAGGGGAGCAGCAGAGATGGGTTGGAAAGAGTGTGCTCTATGCTTGTTCTCACTTGGGATGGTTCACTATTTGGTTATCTTTGTTACACTTTATCAACGCTTACCAGGTGGAAACAATTTCCCAACCACGTTGAGGCcagttttcttcttgtttttcgcTGCACCAGCCACTGCTAGTCTAGCGTGGAACACTATTTGTGGAACCTTTGACACTATAGCGAAGatgttgttctttctttctctcttcatcttcgtATCCCTG GTGTGTAGGCCAAATCTTTTAAAGAAGTCGATAAAAAGATTCAATGTCGCGTGGTGGGCTTACTCATTCCCTCTCACTTTTCTCGCTTTAGACACAGTTCAGTACGCGCAAGAGGTGAACGATCGTCTCGCTTCTGTCTTGATGTTTATGATCTCATCCATCTCAGTTTTGATCTTCCTCGGTGTAATGTTACTGACAGCAGCAAACAGCAAAAGATTACTCAGACGTGACCCTGTTCTCTGGTCTGCTACTGGTccaaaagacaaataa
- the LOC104714553 gene encoding LOW QUALITY PROTEIN: protein NRT1/ PTR FAMILY 8.5 (The sequence of the model RefSeq protein was modified relative to this genomic sequence to represent the inferred CDS: inserted 1 base in 1 codon), which translates to MNSIEEDERRILDIEESLIQKEVNSVLAGLSKSAEDGSVDIYGNPPSKKKTGNWKACPFILGNECCERLAYYGIAKNLITYYTSELHESNVSAARHVMIWQGTCYFTPLIGAVIADSYWGRYWTIASFSAIYFIGMVSLTLSASVPGLKPGCVGVVAGICPPATMAQYAVFFLGLYLIALGTGGIKPCVSSFGADQFDDTDPRERIRKASFFNWFYFSINIGSFISSTLLVWVQENSGWGLGFLIPTVFMGASIASFFIGTPLYRFQKPGGSPITRVCQVLVAAYRKLSLNLPEDTSFLYETQEKNSIIAGSRKIQHTDGYKCLDKAAIISEEESNSGXFSNPWKLCTVTQVEEVKILMRMFPIWASGIVYSVLYIQISTLFVQQGRSMNRIVHSFEIPPASFGVFDTLIVLISIPIYDRFFVPFVRRFTGTPKGLTDLQRMGVGLFLCVLSIAAAAVVETVRLQLAQESLSMSIFWQVPQYILMGVAEVFFFIGRVEFFYEQSPDAMRSVCSALALLNTAVGSYLSSVIITIVAYFTTIGGNDGWIPDDLDKGHLDYFFWLLVFLGLVNIPVYAFFSVKHTKKKAL; encoded by the exons ATGAATTCgattgaagaagacgaaaggAGAATCCTCGATATCGAAGAATCTCTTATACAG AAGGAAGTGAACAGTGTCTTAGCCGGATTGTCTAAATCAGCTGAAGATGGTTCAGTAGACATTTATGGAAACCCACCATCGAAGAAGAAAACAGGAAACTGGAAAGCTTGTCCCTTTATTCTTG GAAACGAATGCTGTGAGAGATTAGCTTACTATGGAATTGCCAAGAATCTAATCACTTACTACACAAGTGAATTACACGAGTCTAATGTCTCTGCAGCTAGGCATGTCATGATTTGGCAAGGAACTTGCTACTTCACACCTCTCATTGGAGCTGTTATAGCTGATTCTTACTGGGGAAGATACTGGACTATTGCTTCTTTCTCTGCTATTTATTTCATT gGAATGGTTTCGTTGACCCTCTCAGCTTCAGTTCCTGGTTTAAAGCCAGGATGTGTTGGCGTTGTTGCTGGTATATGCCCACCAGCAACAATGGCTCAGTATGCAGTTTTCTTTTTAGGGCTTTACCTTATTGCACTTGGTACTGGAGGTATCAAACCATGTGTATCATCTTTTGGTGCTGATCAGTTCGATGATACTGATCCAAGGGAAAGAATTAGAAAAGCTTCTTTCTTTAACTGGTTCTACTTCTCTATCAACATTGGTTCATTCATCTCATCGACTTTGCTCGTTTGGGTTCAAGAGAACTCCGGGTGGGGGCTCGGTTTCTTGATCCCCACCGTGTTTATGGGAGCTTCTATTGCAAGTTTCTTTATTGGAACTCCGCTTTATAGGTTCCAGAAACCAGGAGGTAGCCCGATTACTAGAGTTTGTCAAGTTCTTGTAGCTGCTTACCGTAAACTGAGTCTCAATCTCCCTGAAGATACCTCGTTTCTTTATGAAACACAAGAGAAGAACTCCATAATTGCTGGAAGCAGGAAGATTCAGCACACTGACGGTTACAA GTGTCTTGACAAAGCTGCTATTATCTCAGAAGAAGAATCGAACTCTG GTTTTTCCAACCCGTGGAAGCTATGTACTGTAACTCAAGTCGAAGAAGTTAAGATACTGATGCGTATGTTTCCAATATGGGCCTCGGGGATCGTCTACTCTGTCCTGTATATACAGATCTCAACTCTGTTTGTGCAACAAGGACGGTCCATGAACCGTATAGTCCACTCTTTCGAGATCCCTCCCGCTTCATTCGGGGTCTTCGACACACTTATAGTGCTCATTTCCATCCCAATCTATGACCGTTTCTTTGTACCGTTTGTGAGACGGTTCACAGGCACACCAAAAGGGTTAACTGATCTACAGAGGATGGGCGTTGGTTTGTTTCTCTGTGTACTAAGCATTGCAGCTGCAGCAGTTGTTGAGACAGTACGGTTGCAGCTCGCGCAAGAGAGTCTTTCAATGAGTATATTTTGGCAGGTACCTCAGTACATACTAATGGGAGTTGCAgaggtcttcttcttcatcggtcGAGTTGAGTTTTTCTATGAGCAGTCTCCTGATGCAATGAGAAGCGTGTGTAGCGCTTTGGCCCTTCTCAATACAGCAGTCGGAAGCTACCTGAGTTCGGTGATCATTACTATTGTCGCGTACTTTACGACAATTGGAGGTAATGATGGTTGGATTCCAGATGACCTTGATAAAGGACATCTTGACTACTTCTTTTGGCTTTTGGTCTTTCTTGGACTTGTCAACATTCCTGTCTATGCCTTCTTCTCTGTTAAGCacacaaagaagaaggctcTATAA
- the LOC109126614 gene encoding putative F-box/kelch-repeat protein At1g62270 yields the protein MMSLKSSSLSSLPFDLVEEILARVSASSLKRLRTTCKQWNVLLSDQRFTNKHFDKAEKQFRVAMLRRRTVCSMSLNLFGLHDNIDPSIEVKFNLMMAFVFEVFHCSGLLLCKTGDDRLLVWNPCMGQPKWIKTNIPSAKNFKYALGYENNKSCYNYKILKYDLDETFDLEIYEFNSNSWRVLDSVTPDFTIARKANGVSIMGNSYWIASHIEEEYLIDDFLISFDFTTERFGPRVCLPCSYCDTISLSCVREDRLSVFFQDSDTSKMEIWMTNNITQTKAMSWSPFFKIDLNTHRFGTDVSFFIDEENKVIVCCDEDEDEDDDMNDFVYIIGEDQYWRKVDIGQKSNWPRIFSYAPSLLQI from the exons ATGATGAGCTTAAAATCTTCTTCCTTGTCCAGTCTTCCATTCGATTTGGTAGAGGAGATACTTGCTAGGGTTTCTGCTTCATCTCTAAAACGACTACGGACTACATGCAAACAGTGGAACGTTTTACTCAGTGATCAGAGATTCACCAATAAGCACTTTGATAAAGCAGAAAAACAGTTTCGGGTTGCCATGTTGAGGAGACGTACGGTTTGTTCAATGAGCCTAAATCTGTTTGGACTCCACGACAATATTGATCCATCTATAGAGGTTAAATTTAACTTAATGATGGCCTTTGTATTTGAAGTCTTTCACTGTAGTGGCTTATTGCTATGCAAAACGGGGGATGATAGACTCTTGGTTTGGAACCCGTGTATGGGTCAACCCAAATGGATCAAAACCAATA TTCCATCTGccaaaaatttcaaa TACGCTCTCGGATACGAAAACAACAAATCGTGCTACAACTACAAAATCTTGAAGTATGATCTTGATGAAACTTTTGATTTGGAAATCTACGAGTTTAATTCTaattcatggagggttcttgatAGCGTCACACCAGACTTCACAATCGCACGAAAGGCCAATGGCGTGTCCATAATGGGAAACTCTTACTGGATTGCTTCACatatagaagaagaatattTAATTGACGATTTCTTGATAAGTTTTGACTTtacaacagagagatttggTCCACGTGTGTGCCTTCCTTGTTCTTATTGTGATACTATCTCCTTATCTTGTGTAAGAGAAGATCGGCTGTCAGTGTTCTTTCAGGACAGCGATACATCAAAGATGGAGATATGGATGACAAATAATATCACTCAGACCAAAGCCATGTCTTGGAGCCCTTTTTTTAAGATTGATTTGAACACTCATCGGTTTGGAACTGATGTGAGTTTTTTCATCGACGAGGAGAATAAAGTGATCGTGTGTTGTGATGAGGACGAGGACGAAGACGATGACATGAACGATTTTGTATACATCATTGGAGAGGATCAATATTGGAGAAAAGTGGATATTGGACAAAAATCAAACTGGCCACGTATCTTCAGTTATGCTCCAAGTTTGCTTcaaatttag
- the LOC104714552 gene encoding fatty acid desaturase 4-like 1, chloroplastic, which yields MAVSFQIKNPLRPITNISRSYGPSRVITTCSVTTTNPQPNLERLVVKQRLVNPPLSKDNDQTLQSTWNHRLWVAAGCTTVFASFAKSIIGGFGPNIWLEPALASYAGYVLADLGSGVYHWVIDNYGDESTPIVGTQLEAAQGHHKWPWTITRRQFANNSHAIARAITFTVLPLNLAFNNPVFHSFLSTFAFCILFSQQFHAWAHGTKSKLPPLVVALQDMGLLVSRKDHVGHHRAPYNSNYCVVSGAWNKVLDENKFFAALEMVLYLHFGVSPRSWNEPNSDWTEETEISSNNQA from the coding sequence ATGGCTGTATCATTTCAAATCAAGAACCCTCTAAGACCAATCACCAACATTTCAAGAAGCTACGGTCCGTCCCGTGTAATCACAACATGTTCTGTTACTACCACTAATCCTCAGCCTAATCTTGAGAGGCTTGTGGTTAAACAACGCCTTGTGAATCCTCCTCTGTCCAAGGACAACGACCAAACTCTCCAATCGACATGGAACCACCGGTTATGGGTTGCAGCGGGCTGCACAACTGTGTTTGCCTCTTTTGCCAAATCTATCATTGGAGGGTTTGGTCCTAATATCTGGCTTGAACCAGCTTTAGCTAGTTATGCAGGGTACGTCTTAGCTGATCTAGGATCCGGTGTTTACCACTGGGTCATTGATAACTACGGTGATGAGTCAACACCTATAGTAGGAACACAACTCGAAGCAGCTCAAGGTCACCACAAGTGGCCTTGGACAATCACCAGACGACAATTTGCCAATAATTCACACGCTATAGCTCGAGCCATAACGTTCACAGTTCTCCCATTAAACCTTGCATTTAACAACCCTGTGTTTCATAGCTTTTTGAGTACATTTGCATTTTGCATACTCTTTAGCCAACAATTCCATGCTTGGGCTCATGGAACCAAGAGCAAGCTTCCACCTCTCGTGGTGGCGTTACAGGACATGGGGCTGCTTGTTTCACGGAAAGATCACGTGGGACATCACCGAGCACCATATAACAGCAACTACTGCGTAGTGAGTGGGGCATGGAACAAGgttttggatgaaaataagTTCTTTGCGGCACTAGAGATGGTTTTGTATCTCCACTTTGGGGTGTCACCAAGGTCATGGAACGAGCCAAACTCTGACTGGACAGAAGAAACCGAGATCTCCTCCAACAACCAAGCATAA
- the LOC104714554 gene encoding UPF0540 protein At1g62060-like, whose amino-acid sequence MKATKLSVLLVIGILFAIVTARQVEEVSKENKLGTSAPKTATKGIGAELAVDAQTDSTTSGSSFSSATQSPKGPIASSGGFGFTSTRGNVSARGRNADASSTSGSSAQGNSAAAADRKGAAARGDGSSGSASTATGRTTDKKKKKKKKKCGKDKKRCD is encoded by the coding sequence atgaaagcCACAAAGCTTTCTGTGCTTCTCGTGATTGGCATTTTGTTTGCCATTGTCACGGCAAGGCAGGTTGAAGAAGTCTCCAAAGAGAACAAATTAGGCACTTCTGCTCCGAAAACTGCTACCAAAGGTATTGGAGCTGAGCTTGCTGTTGATGCCCAAACTGATAGCACCACTTCGGGAAGTAGCTTTTCCAGTGCTACTCAGAGTCCCAAAGGTCCAATCGCCTCTTCAGGCGGATTTGGCTTCACAAGTACCAGGGGAAATGTCTCTGCTCGGGGTCGCAACGCAGACGCTTCTTCTACCAGTGGTTCTAGCGCTCAAGGAAATTCTGCAGCTGCAGCGGATCGCAAAGGTGCTGCTGCTCGTGGAGACGGTTCCTCAGGTTCCGCTTCCACTGCGACGGGCCGCACCactgacaagaagaagaagaagaagaagaagaagtgcgGCAAAGACAAAAAACGATGTGATTGA
- the LOC104714556 gene encoding UPF0540 protein At1g62220, translating to MNTIKFVVLLLIGVVCSSVGAIRQLQEGSKETELNISIPNTGTTNGVGAELTVIVYSSATGYGNGNAAANKDPKGPRGRGSGTGIGTTSGYVIAEGPNAKAYSRSVAYGRGRGRAAAAPNGATGSGDGSGGGTTVAYGSTGPPP from the coding sequence ATGAATACCATAAAGTTTGTTGTACTTCTCTTGATTGGAGTTGTGTGTTCGAGTGTTGGTGCAATTAGGCAGCTCCAAGAAGGATCCAAAGAGACCGAATTAAACATCTCTATTCCCAATACTGGCACTACCAACGGCGTTGGAGCTGAGCTTACTGTTATTGTTTACAGCAGCGCTACCGGTTATGGCAATGGCAACGCTGCTGCTAATAAGGATCCCAAAGGTCCCAGAGGCAGAGGAAGTGGAACTGGCATCGGCACTACTAGTGGATATGTCATCGCGGAGGGTCCCAACGCAAAAGCTTATTCTAGAAGTGTTGCTTACGGCCGAGGCCGTGGTCGTGCTGCAGCAGCTCCTAATGGCGCCACCGGCAGTGGAGACGGTTCCGGAGGTGGCACCACCGTTGCATATGGCAGTACCGGGCCTCCACCGTGA
- the LOC104714559 gene encoding uncharacterized protein LOC104714559 has product MLAAYPSGTINKFHFPFCDFKTTVFGPLISSSVSPKSRVPWSNVECHHSSFSPKGQIHHPRKWMICRSRNNSDDEYRSSRNIAISLLRRYRTVIERGEGETLKEFISAGVNAYALGCTDEDLRKELIAMKESGLEIGRLESYHGSTQTKSKISLSEVDECILWLSIVFITILCTPQPTVVRWSSTPSVSDEILTKWRGFCAVIANAYYIRGMAWLPVKTLQLEQMAVTGQTEEPSVVASRMRLVFSTLEVVSPQWPRV; this is encoded by the exons ATGTTAGCTGCGTATCCTTCGGGAACTATCAACAAATTCCATTTTCCTTTCTGCGATTTCAAAACCACGGTTTTTGGTCCTTTGATTAGCTCTTCTGTCTCTCCAAAATCAAGAGTTCCTTGGAGCAATGTAGAGTGTCATCATTCATCTTTCTCACCAAAAGGCCAAATTCATCATCCAAGGAAATGGATG ATATGTCGCTCCCGCAACAACTCGGATGATGAGTACCGTTCATCACGTAACATAGCTATAAGTCTTTTAAGACGTTACAGGACCGTGATTGAACGCGGTGAAGGAGAAACCTTAAAA GAATTCATTTCGGCTGGTGTGAATGCATACGCGCTCGGCTGCACAGATGAAGATTTGAGAAAAGAACTAATTGCTATGAAAGAATCTGGCTTAGAGATCGGACGACTGGAGAGTTACCATGGAAGCACACAGACTAAATCCAAGATTTCGCTGTCCGAG GTAGACGAATGCATATTGTGGCTTAGCATTGTATTCATCACGATCTTGTGTACGCCACAACCAACGGTTGTGAGATGGTCATCGACTCCTTCGGTTTCAGATGAAATTCTAACCAAATGGAGAGGCTTTTGCGCAGTTATAGCCAATGCATACTATATTAGAGGAATGGCATG GCTGCCGGTGAAGACTCTTCAGTTAGAGCAGATGGCTGTTACGGGACAAACAGAGGAGCCATCGGTTGTGGCCAGCCGAATGCGGCTGGTCTTCAGCACCCTCGAG GTCGTGAGTCCTCAATGGCCACGGGTTTAA